A region from the Funiculus sociatus GB2-C1 genome encodes:
- a CDS encoding orange carotenoid protein N-terminal domain-containing protein: MTYTIETAQGIFPTTEVANAVPATTQAFDKLSVDDQLALLWFAYTEMGVSITRAATGAARMILAEGLLAQIKQMPAAAQTQVMNDLASRADTPISRSYSSFSVNTKLGFWYELGELMAQGIVAPIPPGYQMTPEAAAVLETIKKLDPGQQITVLRNTVVNMGFDPALNDYAKPEDPLMTPTELASRTKVKIEGITEPTVLNYIQNMNAFDFEAAVALFVENGALQPPFQKPIVGHEAISAYMREECQGLKMIPQKGVSERIEDGYTQHKVTGTVETPWFGASVGMNIAWRFLLNPQGKIFFVAVDLLASPKELLNLTRA; this comes from the coding sequence GTTCCAGCTACCACGCAAGCCTTCGATAAGCTCAGCGTTGACGATCAACTGGCATTACTTTGGTTTGCCTACACCGAAATGGGTGTTTCAATTACTCGCGCCGCTACAGGAGCCGCCCGCATGATATTAGCGGAAGGTTTACTAGCCCAAATTAAGCAGATGCCTGCTGCTGCCCAAACGCAAGTCATGAACGATCTTGCTAGCCGTGCTGACACTCCCATCAGCCGCTCCTATTCTTCTTTCAGCGTCAACACCAAACTAGGTTTTTGGTATGAATTAGGAGAATTGATGGCACAGGGTATTGTCGCTCCAATCCCCCCTGGCTATCAAATGACTCCTGAAGCCGCAGCAGTGCTAGAAACCATTAAGAAACTCGATCCGGGTCAGCAAATCACAGTTTTGCGTAATACCGTAGTCAACATGGGATTTGATCCTGCTCTTAACGATTACGCAAAACCCGAAGATCCCCTGATGACACCAACCGAGCTAGCTTCTCGTACTAAGGTCAAAATTGAGGGCATCACTGAGCCTACGGTGCTGAATTATATTCAGAACATGAACGCATTTGACTTTGAAGCTGCTGTAGCTTTATTTGTTGAAAACGGAGCATTGCAACCGCCATTCCAGAAGCCGATTGTCGGTCATGAGGCAATTTCTGCATATATGCGTGAAGAATGCCAGGGACTCAAAATGATCCCACAGAAAGGCGTATCTGAGCGCATAGAAGATGGCTATACGCAGCATAAAGTCACAGGAACAGTAGAAACACCTTGGTTTGGTGCTAGCGTTGGGATGAACATTGCGTGGCGCTTCTTACTAAATCCCCAAGGCAAAATTTTCTTCGTAGCAGTTGACTTACTGGCATCTCCCAAAGAACTACTAAATCTGACTCGTGCGTAG
- a CDS encoding CCA tRNA nucleotidyltransferase, whose protein sequence is MTNSSALSPETWPFSLELLATPAYMVGGAVRDALLERRREYLDLDFVLLTDAVKTARKIASRYKAGFVLLDASRQIARVVFDQATADFAQAEGANLETDLRRRDYTMNAIAYNPHTGELIDPLNGYADLQQGIIRMVSPKNLQDDPLRLLRAYRQAAQLGFTIEPETLTVIRQLAPLLGQVSAERVQAELAYLLNTPDGTPWIIAAIEDGLLQTWFKSAFSPPFQGELGGSPNLQGELGVSPSPPFEGELGGSPSPPFEGGLGGSPSLQEELGGSPSLQRQLGGSVVSTRLTAIEPSAVVLAQTWADLGNLLSKPVGDTLKTSWLGVAKLATLLSPIPEQAEAELLNLKYSRAEIRALTTAIKYLPQLQSSQMSLPEQYFFFRGVGQVFPTLVVLAVASGTPVEELAPLIDLYLTPDDQVAHPTPLVTGTQLIQTFNLKAGPQVGKVLTALGLARAEGKISTSAEAIKLASQLLEDQ, encoded by the coding sequence ATGACTAATTCCTCTGCCTTATCTCCCGAAACATGGCCTTTTAGCCTGGAATTGCTGGCTACTCCTGCTTATATGGTAGGTGGTGCCGTGCGGGATGCCTTGCTGGAACGTCGCCGCGAGTACCTAGATTTGGATTTTGTCCTACTCACCGATGCGGTAAAGACAGCGCGAAAAATTGCCAGTCGCTACAAGGCGGGTTTTGTGCTGCTGGATGCCTCTAGACAGATTGCCAGAGTAGTATTTGACCAAGCAACTGCTGATTTTGCTCAAGCTGAAGGAGCAAATTTGGAGACAGATTTGCGGCGGCGGGATTATACGATGAATGCGATCGCTTACAATCCCCACACAGGCGAACTCATCGATCCCCTCAACGGCTATGCAGATTTGCAACAAGGCATCATCCGGATGGTTTCCCCCAAAAATCTGCAAGATGACCCTTTACGGCTATTAAGAGCCTACCGCCAAGCCGCCCAGCTGGGTTTTACCATTGAACCGGAAACCCTAACCGTAATTCGGCAACTAGCGCCCTTGCTGGGGCAAGTATCAGCAGAACGGGTGCAAGCAGAGTTAGCTTATCTCCTCAACACCCCTGACGGCACACCCTGGATTATCGCCGCTATTGAGGATGGTTTACTTCAAACTTGGTTTAAGAGTGCCTTTAGCCCCCCTTTTCAAGGGGAGTTGGGCGGATCTCCTAACCTTCAAGGGGAGTTGGGCGTATCTCCTAGCCCCCCTTTTGAAGGGGAGTTGGGGGGATCGCCTAGCCCCCCTTTTGAAGGGGGGTTGGGGGGATCTCCTAGCCTTCAAGAGGAGTTGGGGGGATCTCCTAGCCTTCAAAGGCAGTTGGGCGGATCAGTCGTCTCTACAAGATTGACAGCCATTGAACCTTCAGCTGTTGTACTAGCCCAAACTTGGGCTGACTTAGGAAACTTACTCTCCAAACCAGTAGGCGATACCTTAAAAACCTCTTGGCTGGGAGTTGCAAAACTGGCAACTCTGCTGTCACCCATCCCTGAACAAGCCGAAGCTGAATTATTAAATTTAAAATACAGTCGCGCAGAAATTCGCGCCCTCACCACTGCAATTAAATACCTACCCCAATTGCAATCATCCCAGATGTCTTTGCCAGAACAGTATTTTTTCTTTCGGGGAGTTGGACAAGTCTTTCCGACTTTGGTAGTGTTAGCTGTGGCATCTGGGACACCTGTAGAAGAGTTGGCACCCCTGATCGACCTCTACCTCACCCCTGATGACCAAGTTGCCCATCCTACGCCACTCGTCACGGGTACACAGCTAATACAAACTTTTAACTTAAAAGCTGGGCCACAAGTTGGTAAAGTCCTCACAGCGCTGGGATTGGCACGCGCCGAAGGCAAAATCTCCACCTCAGCAGAAGCCATAAAATTAGCTTCCCAATTACTTGAGGATCAGTAA